One genomic window of Malaciobacter molluscorum LMG 25693 includes the following:
- a CDS encoding sensor histidine kinase: MSRVATENKLIKIIKYVMPIATIIISLIFTTFIVFSNIDEFKKESKNLKESYIVNQKKLVKSEVLRVYNELENEHKKVKEFIKNDIKNRVNEAYKISLNIYKEHHNESKKKILKLIKDSLRAIKFNNDRGYFVINDLEGNTILYPPKRSVEGKNYLNIKDNNGFYFMREIIREVKEKHEGYIEFNWKIPSKNDDIFYKKTVFFKEVKPLGIYISTGEYISEYEKSVKKKLIKRLQNLRYGLNKFVFLVDYDGIYLSHLKDEYVGKNRIDLKDKNGFYITKEIINTAKRGEGFISYISTVMPETNLPASKTSFVKGFDKWNIAVASGFYNQKIDYMIEEKKQELDEKNRKYIYKMLTFSLLIAFILFAISLYVSTYLEKYFLKYRKKIYKEVEKNKKKDILLAHQSKMVAMGEMMENIAHQWRQPLSIITTCASGMQLNKQLGLLTDESQDKSIEIILSNANHLSQTIDDFRDFLNNKKEKKEFDLQNVYKKTLKIISSKLESNNVKLSTHIEEVVINGYENELIQVLMNFFNNSLDAFKINNVENRQINLKIYKSANFAYFDYSDNAGGIKQEYLNKIFEPYFTTKHQYNGTGIGLYMSQQIITKHFNANIEVKNIIRNTKTIGVRFTVKIPFQ; this comes from the coding sequence ATGTCTAGAGTAGCAACTGAAAATAAGCTAATAAAAATTATTAAATATGTAATGCCTATTGCAACAATTATAATATCACTAATTTTTACTACTTTTATAGTTTTTTCAAATATTGATGAATTTAAAAAAGAGAGTAAGAATCTAAAAGAAAGCTATATCGTAAATCAAAAAAAACTTGTAAAAAGTGAAGTTTTAAGAGTTTATAATGAATTAGAAAATGAGCATAAAAAAGTAAAAGAGTTTATTAAAAATGATATTAAGAATAGAGTAAATGAAGCTTATAAAATATCCTTAAATATATACAAAGAACATCATAATGAATCAAAGAAGAAAATATTAAAACTTATAAAAGATTCTTTAAGAGCAATTAAATTCAATAATGATAGAGGATATTTTGTAATAAATGATTTAGAAGGAAATACAATACTTTATCCTCCTAAAAGAAGTGTTGAAGGTAAAAATTATCTTAATATTAAAGATAATAATGGTTTTTATTTTATGAGAGAAATAATTAGAGAAGTAAAAGAAAAACATGAAGGATATATTGAATTTAATTGGAAAATACCATCAAAAAATGATGATATTTTTTATAAAAAAACTGTTTTTTTTAAAGAAGTAAAACCTTTAGGTATTTATATTTCCACTGGAGAATATATTTCAGAGTATGAAAAAAGTGTAAAGAAAAAGCTTATAAAAAGACTTCAAAACTTAAGATATGGATTAAATAAATTTGTGTTTTTAGTAGATTATGATGGTATTTATTTATCTCATTTAAAAGATGAGTATGTCGGTAAAAATAGAATAGATTTAAAAGATAAAAATGGGTTTTATATAACTAAAGAGATAATAAATACAGCAAAAAGGGGAGAAGGTTTTATAAGTTATATTTCTACTGTTATGCCAGAAACAAATCTTCCTGCAAGCAAAACTTCTTTTGTTAAAGGATTTGACAAATGGAATATTGCAGTTGCTTCTGGTTTTTATAATCAAAAAATTGATTATATGATTGAAGAGAAAAAACAAGAACTTGATGAAAAAAATAGAAAATATATTTATAAAATGCTAACTTTTTCTTTATTGATTGCATTTATACTTTTTGCTATTTCTTTATACGTTTCTACATATTTAGAAAAATATTTTTTAAAATATAGGAAAAAAATATATAAAGAAGTAGAAAAAAATAAGAAAAAAGATATTTTACTTGCTCATCAATCAAAAATGGTAGCAATGGGTGAAATGATGGAAAATATTGCTCATCAATGGCGCCAACCTTTATCTATAATCACTACATGTGCAAGTGGAATGCAGTTAAATAAACAATTAGGTCTTTTAACTGATGAATCACAGGATAAATCTATTGAAATTATTTTGTCAAATGCAAATCACTTATCTCAAACAATTGATGATTTTAGAGATTTTTTAAATAATAAAAAAGAGAAAAAAGAGTTTGATTTGCAAAATGTGTATAAAAAGACATTAAAGATTATAAGCTCAAAACTTGAATCAAATAATGTAAAATTATCAACACATATAGAAGAAGTTGTTATAAATGGTTATGAAAATGAATTAATTCAAGTATTAATGAACTTTTTTAATAATAGTTTAGATGCATTTAAAATAAATAATGTAGAAAATAGACAAATAAATCTTAAAATTTACAAGAGTGCAAATTTTGCTTATTTTGATTATAGTGATAATGCAGGTGGAATAAAACAAGAATATTTAAATAAAATATTTGAACCATATTTTACTACAAAGCATCAGTATAATGGTACTGGTATTGGTCTTTATATGTCCCAACAAATAATAACAAAACATTTTAATGCAAATATCGAAGTAAAAAATATTATTAGAAATACAAAAACAATTGGTGTTAGATTTACAGTAAAAATACCTTTTCAATAA
- a CDS encoding aldo/keto reductase, whose amino-acid sequence MKFRYIGNSGLRVSPICLGTMTFGSTTTKEEAFQIMDKAYENGINFFDTAEIYPVPPKSSYEGTTEKIVGEWLKTKPRDSIILATKVAGAASGWFVPPTRHGLTAIDSFHIKRAIEGSLKRLDTDYVDLYQMHWPDTIVPVEESLKAFDELVKEGKVRYVGTSNDSTYGLTKANEISKHKNLTRFQSIQNNFSLLNPRFLDELANVCIRENISLLPYSPIGGGVLSGKYNSGLYPDGCRFTNYAKHKNPRVQAQANRFVNDKTIEATKKYVLLAKEYGISPVTLAVAYSKHFDFVASTIIGARKLEQLDDSLKAINFKISKELFSKIEEIQKDILYPMG is encoded by the coding sequence ATGAAATTTAGATATATTGGAAATAGTGGATTAAGAGTAAGCCCAATTTGTTTGGGAACTATGACATTTGGAAGCACAACTACAAAAGAAGAAGCTTTCCAAATAATGGATAAAGCATATGAAAATGGAATAAATTTTTTTGATACAGCAGAGATTTATCCAGTACCTCCTAAATCATCTTATGAAGGTACAACTGAAAAAATTGTAGGAGAGTGGCTAAAAACAAAACCAAGAGATTCTATAATCTTAGCTACTAAAGTAGCAGGAGCAGCTTCAGGTTGGTTTGTCCCTCCTACAAGGCATGGATTAACAGCGATTGATTCTTTTCATATAAAAAGAGCGATTGAAGGTAGTTTAAAAAGATTAGATACAGATTATGTGGATCTTTATCAAATGCATTGGCCCGATACAATTGTACCAGTAGAAGAGAGTTTAAAAGCTTTTGATGAACTTGTAAAAGAGGGAAAAGTAAGATATGTAGGTACTTCAAATGATAGTACATATGGTTTAACAAAAGCGAATGAAATATCAAAACATAAGAATCTTACAAGATTTCAATCAATTCAAAATAATTTTTCTTTATTAAACCCAAGATTTTTAGATGAACTTGCGAATGTATGTATAAGAGAAAATATCTCTTTATTACCTTATTCTCCAATTGGTGGAGGAGTTTTATCAGGAAAATATAATAGTGGTTTATATCCAGATGGATGTAGATTTACAAATTATGCAAAACATAAAAACCCAAGAGTTCAAGCACAAGCAAATAGATTTGTAAATGATAAAACTATTGAAGCAACAAAAAAATATGTTTTGCTAGCAAAGGAGTATGGTATTTCTCCTGTAACTTTGGCAGTTGCTTATTCAAAACATTTTGATTTTGTAGCTTCCACTATAATTGGTGCAAGAAAACTTGAACAATTGGATGATTCTTTAAAAGCAATAAATTTTAAAATATCTAAAGAATTATTTAGTAAAATAGAAGAAATACAAAAAGATATTTTATATCCTATGGGATAA
- a CDS encoding SLAC1 anion channel family protein — translation MSNESIKAIPSNRLAFFPVMMFAIVMGLSGLTIVYEKASEVFFFHIYFYLFFKIVTTIIFIAIFVLYIIKIVIYFQEVKKEFSHPIRINFFAAISISFLLISQIYHENITVSNILFFIGMFLHIFFTFNTLKFWINNNLEIQHSNPAWFIPIVGNLIVPVVGTTHLDNMFLMFFFSIGIFFWIIMLAIILNRIIFHTQFAPKFMPTLFILIAPPSVGLIAYFKMTSNLDFFSMILFNLGLFFTFLLFFMYKNFVKIKFFISWWAFTFPLATIALASSLMYEVTKKDIYQYFSYLFIIVLTAVVFVVAYKTIIHMLNKQICIME, via the coding sequence ATGAGTAATGAGTCTATTAAAGCTATTCCATCAAATAGATTAGCTTTTTTCCCTGTGATGATGTTTGCTATTGTTATGGGGCTTTCTGGATTGACTATTGTTTATGAAAAAGCAAGCGAAGTTTTCTTTTTTCATATATATTTTTATTTATTTTTTAAAATAGTTACAACAATTATATTTATTGCTATTTTTGTTTTATATATTATAAAAATAGTAATATATTTTCAAGAAGTTAAAAAAGAGTTCTCTCATCCAATAAGAATAAACTTTTTTGCAGCTATTTCTATATCTTTTTTATTGATATCTCAAATTTATCATGAAAATATAACTGTTTCAAATATTTTGTTTTTTATTGGTATGTTTTTACATATATTTTTTACTTTTAATACATTGAAATTTTGGATAAATAATAATTTAGAGATACAGCATTCAAATCCTGCATGGTTTATTCCTATAGTTGGTAACTTAATAGTTCCTGTGGTTGGAACAACTCATTTGGATAATATGTTTTTAATGTTCTTTTTTTCTATTGGTATATTTTTTTGGATAATTATGCTTGCCATTATATTGAATAGAATAATTTTTCATACTCAATTTGCACCTAAATTTATGCCAACATTGTTTATCTTAATTGCACCTCCTTCTGTTGGATTAATCGCATATTTTAAAATGACTTCAAATTTAGATTTTTTTTCTATGATACTTTTTAATTTAGGACTATTTTTTACTTTTTTACTATTTTTTATGTATAAAAATTTTGTAAAGATTAAATTTTTTATTTCTTGGTGGGCTTTTACATTTCCTTTAGCAACAATTGCACTTGCTTCAAGTTTGATGTATGAAGTGACAAAAAAAGATATTTATCAATATTTTTCTTATTTATTTATCATTGTTTTGACAGCAGTTGTTTTTGTGGTTGCTTATAAAACTATTATTCATATGTTAAATAAACAAATATGTATTATGGAGTAG
- a CDS encoding malate dehydrogenase — protein MEKKRIIDLSKQNLSYEEKNQIIKILNLNQQSMNLEVSIFQNNEFIKKTTIAFAHIPKKLKAKINPLC, from the coding sequence ATGGAAAAAAAAAGAATTATTGACTTATCTAAACAAAATTTATCATATGAAGAAAAGAACCAAATAATAAAGATATTAAATCTAAATCAACAATCTATGAATTTGGAAGTTTCTATTTTTCAAAATAATGAATTTATCAAAAAAACAACTATTGCCTTTGCTCATATACCAAAAAAATTAAAAGCAAAAATCAACCCTTTATGCTAA
- a CDS encoding phosphotransferase: MGVKTKLTLQQINSFFKSYEFISLNATKTGISDTVYILKDNKNKKYILKLYENSSITEVIEEIEILNQINNLDVSKAISFFIGYSKPIVLFSYKKAKHLNCIKKQHIIQIAQFLKNLHLIKPFNISLSKRFDLKQLLHSIDFKNDIKTKELFFSKFQLVKDLTLVEDTLIHADIFPDNVSFYNDKLNAVFDFAHSCISDKNIDLSIVIISWCFYHNKFDFELIDIFLNSYSNDIKLSDLKIYLLYVSLYFSIKRYINIINKNYINVTYQEFIFIFDEINNKIL, translated from the coding sequence ATGGGTGTAAAAACAAAGTTAACTCTACAACAGATAAACTCATTTTTTAAAAGTTATGAGTTTATCTCTTTAAATGCTACAAAAACAGGAATTTCAGATACGGTATATATATTAAAAGATAATAAAAATAAAAAATATATATTAAAATTATATGAAAATAGTTCAATTACAGAAGTAATAGAAGAAATAGAAATATTAAATCAAATTAATAATTTAGATGTTTCTAAAGCAATATCTTTTTTTATTGGATATTCTAAGCCTATTGTACTTTTCTCTTATAAAAAAGCAAAACATTTAAATTGCATAAAAAAACAACATATTATTCAAATTGCACAATTTTTGAAAAATTTACATTTAATTAAACCTTTTAATATAAGTTTGTCTAAAAGATTTGATTTAAAACAATTACTTCATTCAATTGATTTTAAAAATGATATAAAAACAAAAGAATTATTTTTTTCAAAGTTTCAATTAGTTAAAGATTTAACTTTAGTTGAAGATACTTTAATTCATGCTGATATATTTCCTGATAATGTTAGTTTTTATAATGATAAATTAAATGCTGTATTTGATTTTGCACATAGTTGTATTAGTGATAAAAATATTGATTTATCTATTGTTATTATTTCATGGTGTTTTTATCATAATAAATTTGATTTTGAACTTATAGATATTTTTTTAAATTCTTATTCTAATGATATTAAACTAAGTGATTTAAAAATTTATTTATTGTATGTTAGTTTATATTTTTCTATTAAAAGATATATAAATATTATAAATAAAAATTATATAAATGTAACATATCAAGAATTTATTTTTATATTTGATGAAATAAATAATAAAATCTTATAA
- a CDS encoding precorrin-2 C(20)-methyltransferase, with translation MKLYMVSLGPGDYELITLKALKALKNSDAICVPTKSADNSFTRSMTYKIVKKLMDEFEFDKPIIPMYTPMRFQKGDWQRQVDTILDSFKIYEKLSFVTLGDSAVYSTVYYLLDIIKQQDSSIYEHSEVIPGVTSFSHASAKVKKPLCIGDSSFIIRPLHKRKVPFTTVYMRPKIGMDTTLIKQKNSSFFTFENLNYKGENILDYKKDKVDKYMTLFIDFI, from the coding sequence ATGAAATTATATATGGTATCTTTAGGACCAGGAGATTATGAATTAATCACTTTAAAAGCATTAAAAGCATTAAAAAATAGTGATGCTATTTGCGTACCAACAAAAAGTGCTGATAATAGTTTTACTAGATCAATGACATATAAAATTGTAAAAAAATTAATGGATGAGTTTGAGTTTGATAAACCAATTATTCCAATGTACACACCAATGAGATTTCAAAAAGGTGATTGGCAAAGACAAGTTGATACTATTTTAGACTCTTTTAAAATATATGAAAAGTTATCTTTTGTTACTTTAGGTGATAGTGCTGTTTATAGTACCGTATATTATTTACTAGATATTATAAAACAACAAGATAGTAGTATATATGAACATAGTGAAGTGATTCCTGGAGTTACTTCATTTTCTCATGCATCTGCAAAAGTTAAAAAACCTTTATGTATTGGAGATAGTAGTTTTATTATTAGACCTTTACATAAAAGAAAAGTACCATTTACTACTGTTTATATGAGACCTAAAATAGGAATGGATACTACTTTAATTAAACAAAAAAATAGTAGTTTTTTCACTTTTGAAAATTTAAATTATAAAGGTGAAAATATACTTGATTATAAAAAAGATAAAGTTGATAAATATATGACTTTATTTATTGATTTTATATAA
- a CDS encoding sirohydrochlorin cobaltochelatase produces MKRFRHYNRKRAIVLACFGSVIEQQKYLDLEAKVKETYPDCEVFTSFSSRMVIKLLKKKKKEIYKNLPQTLADVDMYGSKHVVISSINIFPTDEHEYLKSIVEGFQHFSMANLKITDPILTKTKDTTLFLNDLNNKISKKDTANLYVIHGTPRLDTAGIDSINYTASYLEQIDNRNFSCSLEGAFPYFHMNNAIKNKIKAKGFKKVQVVPLLLVSGNHYIKDMFEIKDDLNESGFEATVVDSQTKSDKFNLIELPMVQDIILKNIKESFKMLGVTHRQITY; encoded by the coding sequence ATGAAAAGATTTAGACATTATAATAGAAAAAGAGCAATTGTTCTTGCTTGTTTTGGTTCTGTAATTGAACAACAAAAATATCTTGATTTAGAAGCAAAAGTAAAAGAGACTTATCCTGATTGTGAAGTATTTACTTCTTTTTCTTCTAGAATGGTTATAAAACTTTTAAAGAAAAAGAAAAAAGAGATATATAAAAATTTACCACAAACACTTGCAGATGTAGATATGTATGGAAGTAAACATGTTGTTATTTCTTCTATAAATATATTTCCTACAGATGAGCATGAATATTTAAAGTCAATTGTTGAAGGATTTCAGCATTTTTCAATGGCTAATTTAAAAATAACAGATCCTATTTTGACTAAAACAAAAGATACTACGTTGTTTTTAAATGATTTGAATAATAAAATATCAAAAAAAGATACTGCAAATTTATATGTTATTCATGGAACTCCAAGACTTGATACAGCAGGAATTGATTCGATTAATTATACTGCATCTTATTTAGAACAAATAGATAATAGAAATTTTTCATGTTCATTAGAAGGTGCATTTCCTTATTTTCATATGAATAATGCAATAAAGAATAAAATAAAAGCAAAAGGTTTTAAAAAAGTACAAGTTGTTCCTTTATTACTTGTAAGTGGTAATCATTATATAAAAGATATGTTTGAAATAAAGGATGATTTAAATGAGAGTGGTTTTGAAGCAACAGTTGTTGATTCTCAAACAAAAAGTGACAAATTTAATCTTATCGAGTTGCCAATGGTACAAGATATTATTTTGAAAAATATAAAAGAGTCATTTAAAATGCTTGGTGTAACTCATCGACAAATTACATATTAG
- a CDS encoding energy-coupling factor ABC transporter permease, with protein sequence MHIEPGIVQGAKIVLSYGTAAISFGFAAKFALDNIKKSGILPFVVKSLITTMLVFVFFEVFPHHAIGVSEVHLILGSTLFLIFGIAPTAFGLAFGLLIQGLFFAQFDLPQYGMNVTTLLMPLFAMSYVSSRIIPKNIAYKDIKYFDALKLSTMYQGGIVTWVAFWALYGQGFAVENLTSVLSFGAAYMSVIILEPLIDLAVLAGAKTLNSLKSSAYVEARLYNTGK encoded by the coding sequence ATGCATATAGAACCAGGAATTGTTCAAGGTGCAAAAATTGTGTTAAGTTATGGTACGGCTGCTATTTCATTTGGATTTGCTGCAAAGTTTGCATTAGATAATATTAAAAAAAGTGGTATTTTACCATTTGTAGTGAAAAGTTTAATTACTACAATGTTAGTATTTGTTTTTTTTGAAGTTTTTCCTCATCATGCTATAGGAGTTTCTGAAGTTCACTTAATCTTAGGCTCAACGCTATTTCTAATTTTTGGAATTGCTCCTACTGCTTTTGGTTTGGCTTTTGGATTACTAATTCAAGGTTTGTTTTTTGCACAATTTGATTTACCTCAGTATGGAATGAATGTTACAACACTTCTTATGCCATTATTTGCTATGAGTTATGTATCTTCAAGAATTATTCCAAAAAATATTGCATATAAAGATATTAAATATTTTGATGCATTAAAATTATCGACAATGTATCAAGGTGGTATTGTTACATGGGTTGCTTTTTGGGCCTTATATGGACAAGGTTTTGCAGTTGAGAATTTAACTTCTGTTCTTAGTTTTGGGGCCGCTTATATGAGTGTAATTATTTTAGAACCACTTATTGATTTAGCTGTTTTAGCAGGTGCAAAAACACTAAACTCTTTAAAATCAAGCGCATACGTTGAAGCTAGATTATATAATACTGGAAAATAA